GAACTGGAGGATATCGGGAGTACGTCCTGGTGGGCCGGGATCCTGACGGTCCTGACATCGCAGTACGGCAGCAGACTCCTCCGCTTTGTGGCCCGGTCCAATGGACGCTCCCTTTATACAAGCGACACGTTCACCTCACCGCGCTCCTACCGGGATGGTCCGCCGGAGGAGACATACTCGCCCGGCATGCGACAAGCCCTGGACCGGCTCCTCGAAGACCTCGCAAGGGACGGCTGGGAGCAAACAGGCAAAGGAGAGCATCCGTGGTCTCTTGTCTTCGAGCGGGGCCAAAGGCAGGGCCTGTGACGAAGGCTGGTGACGCACCCGTGGGCTTCCTCCCGCGGTGGATCATCATGGTGGCGGCAGGGGAAGCACTCGGATTCCTGATTCCAGCGAGCATGGGCGCTTGGCTGGGGTTGACCGGAGCCCCGGACACCGTGGTCTACCCGGCCATGATCGCCGCCGGCGCCTGTGAGGGCGCCTTGCTGGGGTACGGGCAGTGGCTGGGCTTCGGCCGCGGGGTGGTTTCGCGGGTTCCTTGGATCGTGGCCACCTCTGCCGGCGCCGCTGTTGCGTGGTCCCTTGGCATGCTCCCGGGCATCCAAGGGGGCTTGGACATCTCCTCACCGCCAACTCTCGCTCTGGTCACCGGTGGTGCGATGCTGTTGCTGGTGACAATTCCATCGCTGCAGTGGCTGGTTCTGCGCCGCGGCGGATCGCAAACCTTGCGCTGGATCCCGGTGAACGCCGGCGCCTGGGCAGCAGGCCTCCTCTGGACAATCGCACCATCGCCGATCGTGGATGAGCGTACGCCCGCCCCGGTCATGATCTCCGTGTACGCAGTGGCCGGGCTCCTCATGGCGGTCACCGTCGCAGCACTCACCGGACCAACGGCACGACGAATCGCGACAGGCCTGGCGCGGTAGCGTAGTGCCGCCTATCGAGGGCAATGGACGCGCGGCGCCGACCTCGCTTAAACGCCGACCTCGCTTAAACAAAGCCGGCTGCACCGTTGCCTATGGCAAGTGTGCAGCCGGTTTGCATTCAAGGTCCTGCTTAGTCGAGCAGCAGCGCCGGTTCTTCCAGGATCGCTGCGACGTCAGCCATGAAGCGGGCCGACAAATCGCCGTCCACAACGCGGTGGTCGAACGAACCGCCCAGAGTGGTGATCCAGCGGGGGATCACCTCACCGTCCAGTACCCACGGCTTCTGCTTGATGGTTCCGAAAGCAATGATGGCAACCTCGCCCGGGTTGATGATCGGGGTTCCCGTATCAATACCCAGCGCTCCGATGTTGGTGATGGTCAGGCTTCCGCCCTGCATTTCCGCTGGCTGGGTCTTGCCGGCACGTGCTTTGGTGGCCAGTTCGTTGAGCGCCAAGGCCAGTTCCTTGAGGGAGAGGTCCTGGGCGTCCTTGATGTTGGGCACCATGAGACCACGCGGGGTCGCTGCAGCGATGCCCAGGTTCATGAAGTGCTTGATCTGGATCTCGGCGCCGCCCTTGCCGTCAGCGTCGTCAACCCATGCCGCGTTCACGCTCGGGTTCCGGGCCGCTGCCCAGATGACGGCCTTGGCCAGGATGAGCAGCGGTGAAACCTTGATGCCCTCGAAGTCGCGGGAGGCCTTGAGCCGCTTCACGAACTCCATGGTCCGGCTGGCGTCGACATCCACAAAAATGCTCACATGCGGGGCAGAGAACGCTGAGTCCACCATCGCTTTGGCGGTTGCCTTGCGTACGCCCTTGACGGGTACGCGTTCGATTCTCTGCTCCTGCGGCTTCTTCGAGGCGCCCCAGAACGAATCGGCACCATCCAGCTCGGCATCGCGCTGTGCCTGGTAGCTGACCAAATCCTCCCTGGTCACTTCCCCGCGCTGGCCGGTGGCCACGACGTCGGCAAGGTCGATCCCCAGATCACGGGCGAATTTACGGACCGGCGGCTTCGCCAAGACCCTGTTCACCAGCCCCGTGATGGTTCCGCCGATCACGGCACCGCGCGAGGCCGCCGTTGGGGTTGTTCCCTGGACCGGAGACGCTTGCTGGGAGGCCGGAGCAGCGGAAGGCACGACGGCGGGGGCCGGGTGCGGCCGCTGCGGCACCGACGGTACGGCTGCTTGGGCGGCGAGGGCAGCCTGGTGGTCCTGGACGGTTCCTTCCGGGCTCTCCGCGACGGGAACAGCCGCCGTTACCGAACGCTTGCGGGGACGGCGCTTGACGGCGTCCGCCTTCGGTCCGGAGCCAACCAAGGGGCCGCCGGCCGGTGCATCACCGCTGTCCGCCGGAAGCTTCCCGTACATGGGTCCGGCGTCCTGTACCGCGGACTGACCTGCGGATGGCTGGCTCTGGTTTGTTGAAGAGGCCGTTTCCCCACCCGCAGCAGGGGCTTGGGGCTGGGGAACTGCTTCGCCGGATTGGCCCTCGGAGACGGCCACGATGGGGGTCCCAACCTCCACGGTGATCCCTTCTTCCACCAAGAGCTCGGTGACCGTGCCGGCGTATGGAGAAGGCAGCTCAACGAGGGACTTGGCCGTCTCGATCTCGCAAAGGACATCGTTGATTGCCACAGTGTCGCCCGGCTTAACCTTCCACGCCACGACCTCGGCCTCGGTGAGGCCCTCGCCAACGTCCGGCAGGTTGAATTTCTTTACAGTCACAGTGGTCCTCGGTTTCCGTGCGCCCTCAGGAGGGGCTGGATCAGTGCAGGGTTAGTAGGCCAGGGAGCGGTCGAGCGCTTCGAGGATCTTGTCGATGTCCGGCAAGTAGTCCTCCTCAACCTTCGCCACCGGGTAGGGCATGTGGAATCCGCCCACGCGAATCACCGGGGCCTCCAGGTGCAGGAACGCCCGCTCGCTGATGCGGGCAGCGATCTCCCCGCCAATGCCGCCGAACGTCGGGGCTTCATGGGCCACGATGAGCCGGCCGGTCTTCTTGACGGAAGCCTCCACCGTGTCAAAGTCCACCGGGGAAATCGAACGCAGGTCCACTACCTCGATGCTTCGGCCATCCTCGGCTGCGGCGTTGGCGGCAGCCAGGGCAACGGGAACCAAGGGCCCGTACGCAACAATCGTGGCGTCCGTTCCCTCCCGGACTACGTGCGCCTTGAAGGGATCCTCCGACAGTCCGGCATCCTCCACATCAACGTCACCCTTGAGCCAGTAGCGGCGCTTCGGCTCGAAGAAAATCACCGGGTCCTGGCATTGGATCGCCTTCTGGATCATCCAGTAGGCGTCGTGCGGGTTGGACGGGGTAATGATGCGCAGGCCTGCAGTGTGCGCAAACAACGCTTCCGGAGACTCGGAGTGGTGCTCAATCGACCCGATTCCTCCGCCGTACGGGATCCGGATAACCACGGGCACCCTCAGCTTTCCCAAGCTGCGGGAATGGATCTTGGCCAACTGCGTGGTGATCTGGTTGAAGGCCGGGAAGACAAAGCCATCGAACTGGATCTCACACACTGGTGAGTAGCCGCGGAGTGCAAGTCCAATAGCTGTGCCCACGATTCCGGACTCGGCAAGCGGGCTGTCCACCACACGGTCCTCGCCGAATTCCTTGATGAGGCCGTCGGTAACCCGGTAGACGCCGCCCAGGTGTCCGATGTCCTCTCCCATGAGCAAGGACTTCGGATTGCTCTTCAGCGATGCGCGGAGGCCTTCGTTGATGGCCTTGGCGATGGTCATTGTTGCCATCAGTTGGATGCCTCCTCTTCGCTTTCAAACCCTGCCGAATACTCTTCGAACCACGCCAGTTCCTCCGCGATCAGCGGGTGCTGCTCTGCGTAGACGTTGGCGAAGGCGTCACGGATATCCGGAACCTCGAGGCCGTGGGTGGTGCTGCGGACGTACTTGGCAAGTTCGTCGCCGTCGGCTTTGACCTGTTCGAAGAAGGCGTCATCCGCGAGCCCTTCCGCGCGGAGGTACTTCTCCAGCCGCTCCAGCGGGTCCTTCTCCCGCCAGGCTGCTTCCTCGGCGGATTCCCGGTATTTGGTGGGATCGTCAGCGGTGGTGTGAGCGCCGACCCGATAGGTGTAGGCCTCGATCAGCACGGGGCCCCGGCCCTCTCTTGCATGTTCCAGCGCCCATTCAGTAACAGCGTGGACCGCAATCACGTCATTGCCGTCAACGCGTATGCCCGGGAAGCCGTATCCCTTGGCCCGGTTGGCGAGGGGAACTTTGGTCTGCACTTCAGTGGGCACCGAGATGGCCCAGTGGTTGTTTTGGCAGAAGAACACCACCGGGGCGTTATAGGAGGCTGCAAAAACCATGGATTCGTGGACGTCGCCCTCGGAGCTGGCGCCGTCACCGAAGTAGGCGATGACTGCCGCTTTGGGGTCAGACGAATCGTGCGCTGCCTTCTGGTCCCGCTGGATGCCCATGGCGTAGCCAACGGCATGCAGGGTCTGGGCGGCGAGAACCAAGGTGTAGAGATGGAAGTTGTTTTCGCGGGGATCCCAACCTCCATTGGAGACACCGCGGAACTGCCTGAGCAGCTCGGAGAGATCGACATTCCGGACCAGCGCGACACCGTGTTCGCGGTACGTGGGAAAAATGTAGTCCTGCGGCTGGCTCGCATGGCCCGAGCCGATCTGGGCAGCTTCCTGGCCCGTGAGCGGAACCCACAAAGCCAATTCACCTTGCCGTTGGAGGGCGGTGGCTTCCTGGTCGAAGCGACGGATCCGTGCCATGTCTGTGTAGAAGACGCGAAGCTTTTCCGGATCTATCCGCTTGGCGTAGTCCGAGAAGATGGAATCGGTGCCGAGCTGTCCGTCCGGGCCCAACAGCTGGACCATGTCTACAGCTTCTTCCGGCGCGACTGCCGCCGACGCCGCCGCCAGAGTCTGGTCAGCCCCGGAGGGCAGTTGTGTCGAGCCCATACAGTCTCCTTGCTAGCCCCCGCCGTTCGCAGTGGCAATTCTGTCGCTGGGATATATGCCCATTCAGGAATGCATTCCTGAATGGGCATATATTTTGGCTTTCGGTCCTTACTTTATAGGCAGTAGGTAGCGGTGGGACATTCGTTAACCGCTAGGAACCCTCCGGCGCCTTTGTATAACCTGCACAGAGCTGGAGGAATCTGCTGTTCGCTTCAACCTCGCCAATGCTTACCCGGACCCCCTCATCTCCGAAGGCGCGCACGGACAACGCCTGTTCCGCAGCCAACGCCGCAAACTCGCCACTGTTCGAACCCAGGTTCAGCCACACGAAGTTCCCTTGGGCATCCGGAACGAACCATCCGAGCTCCCTGAGCCCGTTGACAACGCGTTCACGTTCATCGACGAGGCTTTGTACCCTTTCCACAACCTGGTCGAAATTCTCCAAGGATGTGACCGCAGCGCGTTCCGCAATTTGCGAGACAGCAAAGGGAGTCGCCGTGACGCGCAGGTGTTGCGTCAGCAGCGGACCGGAAACGCTGTACCCGACGCGCAGACCGGCCAAACCGTGAGCCTTGGAGAACGTCCTCAGCACCACCACATTCGGGTATTTTCGGTAAAGCTTGATGCCGTCGACAGCTTCGGGGTCCCTGACGAACTCCTGATACGCCTCGTCGATGACCACCACGACGTTTGGCGGGACGGACTTGATGAATTGTTCCGTTTCCTCGGCGGTGAGGATCGGTCCCGTGGGATTGTTCGGCGTGCAGAGCAGAATGACTTTCGTGCGGACAGTAACAGCAGCAGCCATTGTCTCCAGGTCATGCCGCCCGTCCTTCAACAAAGGGATCTGGACGCTGGCCGCTCCCGCGAGGCCAACACAGATGGGGTAGGCCTCAAAGGAGCGCCACGCGTAGATCACTTCATCAGGCTTGCCATCGTCGTTTTGACCGGCGAAGGTGGCGAGGATCTGGTTGAGGGCGCCAAGACTGCCTGCCCCTGTGACGACGTCGTCAGCGGGTATGTCGAGGAACTTCGCCAGCGCATTGCGCAGCTTGGTGGCCAGCGGATCCGGGTAGCGGTTGATGTCCGACTGGTCCGCGATTGCCTGCAACACTGCAGGAATTGGGGGCAGCGGGTTTTCATTGGACGACAATTTGTAGCTGGTGAGGCCCTCAATCGCGGCAGGAGGTTTACCCGCCGCGTATTTGGGAAGCCTGCCCACGACCGGTCGAGGGAGTACGCCCTCCGGTACGTTGTCAGAATTAGTCATGGCTTCAAGCCTACTTGCAGGTCATCGACGGTGAAGCGCGATAGGCATTCGTTATTTATTGCCCGCAGCAGTGTCAACACAACGCGGTATGGAAGCATTAGGTGCATGGGTTCCTTCATTGTTCGAGTCATCATCAACGGACTGGCCCTGTGGGTTGCCAGTTGGCTTTTGACAGGCCTGGAGATTTCCACGGCAGCAACGGAGAAGGCGGCAGCAAATGCCGGACTTACCAATAGTGCCGACACGGTGGGAATCG
The Paenarthrobacter ureafaciens genome window above contains:
- a CDS encoding 2-oxo acid dehydrogenase subunit E2, with the protein product MTVKKFNLPDVGEGLTEAEVVAWKVKPGDTVAINDVLCEIETAKSLVELPSPYAGTVTELLVEEGITVEVGTPIVAVSEGQSGEAVPQPQAPAAGGETASSTNQSQPSAGQSAVQDAGPMYGKLPADSGDAPAGGPLVGSGPKADAVKRRPRKRSVTAAVPVAESPEGTVQDHQAALAAQAAVPSVPQRPHPAPAVVPSAAPASQQASPVQGTTPTAASRGAVIGGTITGLVNRVLAKPPVRKFARDLGIDLADVVATGQRGEVTREDLVSYQAQRDAELDGADSFWGASKKPQEQRIERVPVKGVRKATAKAMVDSAFSAPHVSIFVDVDASRTMEFVKRLKASRDFEGIKVSPLLILAKAVIWAAARNPSVNAAWVDDADGKGGAEIQIKHFMNLGIAAATPRGLMVPNIKDAQDLSLKELALALNELATKARAGKTQPAEMQGGSLTITNIGALGIDTGTPIINPGEVAIIAFGTIKQKPWVLDGEVIPRWITTLGGSFDHRVVDGDLSARFMADVAAILEEPALLLD
- a CDS encoding alpha-ketoacid dehydrogenase subunit beta: MATMTIAKAINEGLRASLKSNPKSLLMGEDIGHLGGVYRVTDGLIKEFGEDRVVDSPLAESGIVGTAIGLALRGYSPVCEIQFDGFVFPAFNQITTQLAKIHSRSLGKLRVPVVIRIPYGGGIGSIEHHSESPEALFAHTAGLRIITPSNPHDAYWMIQKAIQCQDPVIFFEPKRRYWLKGDVDVEDAGLSEDPFKAHVVREGTDATIVAYGPLVPVALAAANAAAEDGRSIEVVDLRSISPVDFDTVEASVKKTGRLIVAHEAPTFGGIGGEIAARISERAFLHLEAPVIRVGGFHMPYPVAKVEEDYLPDIDKILEALDRSLAY
- the pdhA gene encoding pyruvate dehydrogenase (acetyl-transferring) E1 component subunit alpha; this translates as MGSTQLPSGADQTLAAASAAVAPEEAVDMVQLLGPDGQLGTDSIFSDYAKRIDPEKLRVFYTDMARIRRFDQEATALQRQGELALWVPLTGQEAAQIGSGHASQPQDYIFPTYREHGVALVRNVDLSELLRQFRGVSNGGWDPRENNFHLYTLVLAAQTLHAVGYAMGIQRDQKAAHDSSDPKAAVIAYFGDGASSEGDVHESMVFAASYNAPVVFFCQNNHWAISVPTEVQTKVPLANRAKGYGFPGIRVDGNDVIAVHAVTEWALEHAREGRGPVLIEAYTYRVGAHTTADDPTKYRESAEEAAWREKDPLERLEKYLRAEGLADDAFFEQVKADGDELAKYVRSTTHGLEVPDIRDAFANVYAEQHPLIAEELAWFEEYSAGFESEEEASN
- a CDS encoding histidinol-phosphate transaminase, translated to MTNSDNVPEGVLPRPVVGRLPKYAAGKPPAAIEGLTSYKLSSNENPLPPIPAVLQAIADQSDINRYPDPLATKLRNALAKFLDIPADDVVTGAGSLGALNQILATFAGQNDDGKPDEVIYAWRSFEAYPICVGLAGAASVQIPLLKDGRHDLETMAAAVTVRTKVILLCTPNNPTGPILTAEETEQFIKSVPPNVVVVIDEAYQEFVRDPEAVDGIKLYRKYPNVVVLRTFSKAHGLAGLRVGYSVSGPLLTQHLRVTATPFAVSQIAERAAVTSLENFDQVVERVQSLVDERERVVNGLRELGWFVPDAQGNFVWLNLGSNSGEFAALAAEQALSVRAFGDEGVRVSIGEVEANSRFLQLCAGYTKAPEGS